In the genome of Verrucomicrobiia bacterium, one region contains:
- a CDS encoding PAS domain-containing sensor histidine kinase, translating to MLAILGGIVLFATITTGFARAGDAPPLEELHTAEQIRRLTPEQAALHYPVKMRGVITVFDQSLYTRFLQDDTAGIYIGDNTNLPPLKPGQEIQIEGVTYPGEYAPILMPSQIEVVGTNELPAAKPVTYEQLTSGQEDSQFVEVHGVVRAAYFDEQTNHELIDIATGGGRLTAYAQGLAPDKLTDIVGSMVRARGVCISLFNRQRQLFRLRLLLPRPQDLVVEGPSAGDPFSLPLKSIGTLQQFTPEGSYGSRVKVVGTVIYRQDDSTLYIEDEKQGLHVQTQQAGPLLIGDRVEVVGFPAKGIYTPMMEDAIFRKVSTGHVPKPENITVDEALKGTYDCRLVRIEATVLERVRQTREQFLVLQADGIIFNAAIEGKETGTGFSYLQKGSKVAVTGVCLIEPGNDWHAGEDWRAKSFHVLMRTAGDVFVLKYPPWWTLQKMLWMVAVLCFVVLFAMIWVVLLRNRVASQTDIISQKLQTEAALKARYEELFENANDFVYTHDLQGGITSINQTGEQLLQRSRAEVLNRNIVDLVVEEQRASARKWLDEVLKGAETPAAEWDFVAASGHRVKLEVSTRLIKQQGAGVEVEGIARDITERKRLEREILEISNREQRRIGHDLHDGICQLLAGIALMSESLANVLDEKGVAEFSEAERISALINSAIMQTRGVARGLFPVRLEENGLPSALEELASNVSELFKINCIFVSEKPPSGVDNEIALHLYYIVLEAVANAVKHGKARHIVIKLEPVGDRYLLEVREDGSGFVTPPVPHGGMGIRIMQYRARVIGATLNLENRPGHGTHLTCLFSTAMPDLARSEKKSTV from the coding sequence GTGCTCGCGATACTGGGGGGAATTGTTTTGTTCGCGACTATTACCACTGGATTCGCGAGGGCAGGGGACGCGCCGCCACTTGAGGAACTTCATACCGCTGAGCAGATCCGCCGACTGACGCCGGAGCAAGCCGCGTTGCATTATCCGGTAAAAATGCGCGGCGTGATCACCGTTTTCGACCAAAGTCTCTACACGCGTTTTCTTCAGGACGATACCGCCGGGATCTACATCGGTGACAACACCAATCTGCCGCCATTGAAACCAGGGCAGGAAATCCAGATCGAAGGCGTCACCTATCCGGGCGAGTATGCGCCCATTCTCATGCCGTCACAAATCGAGGTTGTGGGCACGAATGAACTTCCGGCCGCAAAACCGGTCACCTACGAGCAACTCACCAGCGGCCAAGAGGACAGTCAGTTTGTGGAAGTGCATGGCGTGGTGCGCGCGGCTTATTTCGATGAGCAAACTAATCACGAACTCATTGACATCGCCACCGGAGGCGGGCGTCTCACGGCGTACGCGCAAGGTTTGGCGCCGGATAAATTGACAGACATTGTGGGCAGCATGGTTCGCGCGCGTGGAGTGTGCATCAGCCTGTTCAATCGCCAGCGGCAACTCTTTCGGTTGCGGTTGCTCCTGCCGCGCCCACAGGACCTCGTCGTCGAAGGGCCGTCGGCGGGTGATCCGTTTTCGCTTCCGCTCAAGAGCATTGGCACGTTGCAACAATTCACGCCGGAAGGTTCTTACGGAAGCCGCGTGAAGGTCGTAGGCACGGTGATTTACCGGCAGGACGACAGCACGCTTTATATCGAGGACGAAAAACAGGGTTTGCATGTCCAGACGCAGCAGGCGGGGCCGCTGCTCATAGGCGACCGCGTGGAAGTCGTGGGTTTTCCCGCGAAGGGAATTTATACGCCGATGATGGAGGACGCGATTTTTCGCAAGGTCAGCACCGGCCATGTGCCAAAACCGGAAAACATTACCGTGGATGAAGCGCTCAAGGGCACGTACGATTGCCGATTGGTGCGCATCGAGGCGACGGTGCTCGAACGCGTGCGGCAGACGCGTGAGCAATTTCTCGTGCTGCAAGCCGACGGGATTATTTTCAATGCGGCGATTGAAGGCAAGGAAACCGGCACGGGTTTTAGTTACTTGCAGAAGGGCAGCAAGGTCGCGGTGACGGGCGTATGCCTGATCGAGCCGGGCAATGACTGGCACGCGGGCGAAGACTGGCGCGCGAAATCGTTTCACGTTTTGATGCGCACGGCGGGGGATGTATTCGTATTGAAATATCCGCCGTGGTGGACGCTCCAAAAAATGTTGTGGATGGTCGCAGTGCTTTGCTTCGTGGTGTTGTTCGCGATGATCTGGGTGGTCCTGTTGCGCAACCGCGTCGCTTCGCAGACGGACATCATCAGTCAGAAATTGCAGACGGAAGCCGCGCTCAAGGCGCGCTACGAGGAATTGTTCGAAAACGCCAACGACTTTGTTTATACCCACGATTTGCAGGGCGGCATCACTTCGATCAACCAGACGGGCGAACAACTTTTGCAACGGTCGCGGGCTGAAGTGCTCAACAGGAATATTGTGGACTTGGTCGTCGAGGAACAACGCGCCTCAGCGCGCAAGTGGCTGGATGAAGTTTTGAAGGGCGCGGAGACGCCGGCGGCGGAATGGGATTTCGTTGCAGCGTCGGGGCATCGCGTAAAGCTCGAAGTGAGCACGCGCTTAATCAAGCAGCAGGGCGCAGGCGTGGAGGTCGAGGGCATCGCGCGCGACATCACGGAGCGCAAACGACTGGAACGCGAGATTCTGGAAATAAGCAATCGCGAGCAGCGGCGCATCGGCCATGATTTGCACGACGGCATCTGCCAACTGCTGGCAGGAATCGCGCTGATGTCGGAATCACTGGCGAATGTGCTTGATGAAAAGGGCGTTGCGGAATTTTCCGAAGCGGAGCGCATCAGTGCATTGATCAATTCAGCGATTATGCAAACGCGTGGAGTGGCGCGCGGATTGTTTCCTGTGCGATTGGAGGAAAATGGATTGCCGTCCGCGCTGGAAGAACTAGCCTCGAACGTCAGCGAACTTTTCAAAATCAACTGCATATTTGTATCCGAAAAACCGCCCTCAGGCGTGGACAATGAAATCGCGCTACACTTATATTATATTGTACTCGAAGCTGTAGCGAATGCCGTGAAGCACGGCAAAGCGCGGCACATCGTCATCAAATTGGAACCGGTGGGTGATCGTTATCTGCTGGAAGTGCGCGAGGATGGCAGCGGTTTCGTAACACCGCCAGTGCCGCATGGCGGCATGGGCATCCGCATCATGCAATATCGCGCACGGGTTATCGGTGCGACTTTAAACTTGGAAAATCGGCCCGGTCATGGCACTCATTTGACTTGTCTATTCTCAACCGCGATGCCGGACCTGGCGCGCAGCGAGAAAAAGTCAACCGTTTGA
- a CDS encoding type II secretion system protein codes for MKKICAHRRSKSAAGFTLIELVFVIAVLVMLAGLLLPILARVRTRAQGAECLDNLRQLQVGWRLYSGDNDGKIVFVGGENSLVTELPDANAQPGGSKSQWVLGRVDQPWVCTNVELIENGLVYPYIDGVSIYKCPADRKLVNGLPTVRSMSANCWLNPQPADNWDSTSQYEGLKTLQVFTKQTDVKSPAQTWVFMDENPYSINDGMFVCDPNAAGSWVDIPAAYHNGAGSLCFADGHCETRKWTDQNILHLHDVPSAPIPKAPNSDDLSWLQARSTFLASQ; via the coding sequence ATGAAAAAAATTTGTGCTCACCGGCGAAGCAAATCGGCCGCCGGTTTTACGTTGATTGAACTGGTTTTTGTCATCGCTGTCCTGGTCATGCTGGCAGGATTGCTCCTGCCTATTTTGGCGAGGGTGAGGACGCGGGCACAGGGCGCCGAGTGCCTGGACAATTTGCGACAACTCCAAGTCGGCTGGCGGCTTTATTCCGGCGACAACGATGGCAAGATCGTTTTCGTGGGCGGAGAGAATTCGCTGGTCACGGAATTGCCGGACGCGAATGCGCAGCCTGGGGGTTCAAAAAGCCAGTGGGTGCTGGGGCGCGTGGATCAGCCGTGGGTTTGCACCAACGTCGAGTTGATCGAGAATGGATTGGTCTATCCCTACATTGACGGCGTCTCGATCTACAAATGTCCCGCGGACCGCAAGCTGGTCAACGGCCTGCCGACCGTCCGCAGCATGTCGGCGAATTGCTGGCTCAACCCGCAGCCGGCGGATAATTGGGACAGCACCAGCCAGTACGAAGGCCTCAAGACGCTGCAAGTTTTCACAAAGCAAACCGATGTTAAATCTCCCGCGCAAACGTGGGTGTTCATGGACGAAAATCCTTACAGCATCAATGACGGGATGTTCGTGTGTGATCCGAATGCTGCCGGTAGCTGGGTGGACATCCCTGCGGCCTATCACAATGGAGCGGGAAGTTTGTGCTTCGCTGATGGCCACTGCGAAACCCGTAAATGGACTGATCAAAATATCCTGCATCTGCATGACGTTCCTTCTGCTCCGATACCGAAAGCTCCTAATTCCGATGACTTGTCGTGGTTGCAAGCCCGAAGCACTTTTTTGGCGAGCCAGTGA
- a CDS encoding immunoglobulin domain-containing protein, whose translation MMAASQSQAQTSLAVDSSKPWIGFVNVFTLPANGDVYQFGQAVATNDVRGFFNGTNTLTLQPNTLFYNPTDTNYVNADGSGNRYIDASFYVQDDTLAGQALTFNGTCLTNTLIAPYICTAFIKDFAPDYSFNTPTTATLTPGQSFSITLGTTPGHHIQYGFELIGPDANPATLASLGQVVIAVNNADPTIGSLAAQSLVEGQTAHFSVTAQGTAPFTYEWFYGPANNAVLLSDTDRISGTSTNTLVISNVVVADAGQYSAFVMNAIGNTAVASANLSVVPLAQAKTNLLIDPSFESGMFATTSDAGWVNFNGAAEVNTNGFYFNTSTPINVLDGADAVQTYSTGTGTYNGVYQDRPAVPGQVYTASGWLYTPSADKIGGAGLCWLEIQFQDANGGIVGFYKSGSISSSSPTDVWIQVQPTNHYEADETTLIDTPKFMVAPPGTAKVRFQITHHADTGGSVFLDLMDLKLRAPVPVVATTNATLDVTFPTLFGPIYQVLYKNNLTDSSWQTLTNVTGDGTTKTVKDPIGTGKRFYTVNTQ comes from the coding sequence ATGATGGCCGCAAGTCAAAGCCAGGCGCAGACCTCTCTCGCTGTGGATTCGTCGAAGCCCTGGATCGGTTTCGTGAATGTGTTCACATTGCCGGCCAATGGTGATGTCTATCAGTTCGGGCAGGCGGTCGCCACCAACGATGTTCGCGGATTTTTTAATGGCACGAATACGTTGACGCTCCAGCCAAACACGCTTTTCTACAATCCCACGGATACGAATTACGTGAATGCCGACGGCAGCGGCAATCGCTATATTGACGCGAGTTTTTATGTGCAGGACGATACGCTCGCGGGGCAGGCGCTGACCTTCAACGGCACTTGTTTGACGAATACCCTCATTGCGCCGTACATCTGCACGGCGTTCATCAAGGATTTTGCGCCCGACTATTCTTTCAATACTCCGACGACGGCCACACTGACTCCCGGCCAGTCGTTTTCCATCACGCTTGGCACGACGCCCGGTCATCATATTCAATATGGGTTTGAGTTGATCGGGCCGGATGCAAATCCCGCCACGCTCGCGAGTTTGGGACAAGTCGTGATAGCGGTGAACAATGCCGATCCAACGATCGGTTCGCTCGCGGCACAATCGCTGGTAGAAGGCCAAACCGCACATTTCAGTGTCACGGCGCAAGGCACCGCGCCGTTCACTTATGAATGGTTTTACGGCCCGGCGAATAACGCTGTGCTGTTGAGCGATACCGACCGCATTTCTGGTACTTCGACCAATACCCTCGTCATCTCGAATGTGGTTGTGGCCGACGCGGGGCAATACTCCGCATTCGTCATGAATGCCATCGGAAATACTGCGGTCGCAAGCGCGAATTTATCCGTCGTTCCGTTGGCGCAGGCGAAGACGAATTTGCTGATTGATCCAAGTTTTGAGAGCGGTATGTTCGCGACGACATCGGACGCCGGCTGGGTCAATTTTAACGGCGCGGCAGAAGTGAACACCAACGGATTTTATTTTAATACCAGCACGCCGATCAATGTGCTCGATGGCGCGGATGCCGTGCAGACTTACAGCACGGGTACGGGCACTTACAACGGTGTTTATCAGGATCGTCCCGCAGTTCCCGGGCAGGTTTATACCGCCAGTGGCTGGCTTTACACGCCTTCGGCGGACAAGATTGGTGGCGCAGGATTGTGCTGGCTGGAAATTCAATTTCAAGACGCCAACGGAGGGATAGTGGGGTTCTATAAATCGGGGAGCATCAGCAGCAGCAGTCCGACGGACGTGTGGATACAGGTGCAGCCGACCAATCATTATGAGGCGGATGAAACCACGTTGATTGATACGCCGAAATTCATGGTGGCGCCGCCGGGCACAGCCAAGGTGCGTTTCCAAATCACGCATCATGCGGATACCGGTGGGTCGGTCTTTCTCGACTTGATGGACCTCAAGTTGCGCGCTCCAGTGCCGGTGGTGGCAACAACCAATGCGACGCTGGATGTCACGTTCCCCACTTTGTTCGGGCCAATCTATCAGGTGCTATACAAAAACAACCTGACGGATAGCTCGTGGCAGACATTGACGAACGTCACCGGCGATGGCACCACGAAAACCGTGAAGGATCCCATCGGCACAGGCAAACGGTTTTACACGGTCAATACACAATAG
- a CDS encoding glycoside hydrolase family 2 TIM barrel-domain containing protein produces the protein MPKPRKSALLFAALCVLCFGAAADSQTAATNGPTKVEMRHSGDAYQLYVGGKPFYIKGAGLERADIEKIAEHGGNSFRTWSPRGGEQLLNTAQKNGLYVTLGLDIGRERQGFNYNDPQAVARQLEATRRQVLRYKDHPALIIWAIGNELNLNYENPKVWDAVNGISKMIHQIDPNHLTTTPLAGVNPEVIAELKKRAPDLDLLAFQTYGDIVNLPHHLKDADWNGPYIVTEWGATGHWESPKTDWGAPLENNSTVKGDLYKMRYETAIAADPKHCLGSYVFLWGQKQERTPTWYGVFLKSGEETASVDSLQYDWTGQWPQERAPHIDDTWLAGKTASQNIHLKPGQTYPARIAAETKSSAALNYSWEVLRESSEKTVGGDHEATPVPLPNLIADSSKSEIQLQTPAQPGAYRLFVYVSDGHGRAGHANIPFYVAP, from the coding sequence ATGCCAAAGCCTCGTAAATCCGCCCTCCTCTTTGCCGCCCTTTGCGTGCTCTGTTTTGGCGCTGCCGCCGACTCGCAAACCGCCGCCACCAACGGCCCAACCAAAGTGGAAATGCGCCATTCCGGCGATGCCTATCAACTTTATGTCGGCGGCAAACCTTTTTACATCAAGGGCGCCGGACTCGAGCGCGCCGACATCGAAAAAATTGCCGAGCATGGCGGCAATTCATTTCGCACCTGGTCGCCACGCGGCGGCGAACAACTGCTCAACACCGCGCAGAAAAATGGCCTCTACGTCACACTCGGTCTTGACATCGGGCGCGAACGCCAGGGTTTTAATTACAACGATCCGCAAGCCGTCGCGCGTCAACTCGAGGCCACGCGGCGTCAAGTTTTGCGTTACAAAGATCATCCCGCGTTGATCATCTGGGCGATTGGCAATGAACTGAATTTGAACTACGAAAACCCCAAAGTGTGGGACGCCGTGAATGGCATTTCAAAAATGATTCACCAGATTGATCCTAATCATCTCACCACCACGCCACTCGCGGGCGTCAATCCAGAGGTCATCGCCGAACTCAAGAAACGCGCGCCCGATCTGGATCTGCTCGCGTTCCAAACTTACGGCGATATCGTCAATCTCCCGCACCATCTCAAGGACGCCGATTGGAACGGTCCGTACATCGTGACCGAATGGGGAGCGACCGGTCATTGGGAAAGTCCCAAGACGGATTGGGGTGCGCCGCTGGAAAACAACAGCACTGTCAAAGGAGATTTATACAAGATGCGTTACGAGACAGCCATCGCCGCTGACCCAAAACATTGCCTGGGCTCGTACGTTTTTTTGTGGGGCCAGAAACAGGAACGCACACCGACCTGGTACGGCGTCTTTCTCAAATCAGGCGAGGAAACCGCGTCGGTTGATTCCCTGCAATACGACTGGACCGGCCAATGGCCGCAGGAACGCGCGCCGCACATTGACGACACGTGGCTCGCCGGCAAAACCGCATCGCAAAATATTCATCTAAAGCCGGGGCAAACTTATCCCGCGCGCATTGCTGCCGAGACAAAAAGTTCCGCCGCATTGAATTATTCCTGGGAAGTGCTTCGGGAGAGTTCTGAAAAAACCGTCGGTGGCGACCATGAAGCCACGCCGGTTCCCCTGCCGAATTTGAT